In one Dreissena polymorpha isolate Duluth1 chromosome 7, UMN_Dpol_1.0, whole genome shotgun sequence genomic region, the following are encoded:
- the LOC127839874 gene encoding uncharacterized protein LOC127839874 gives MRFGLHLILLNICVHLITSSPGAFNVTEVAIMAFVQATLCDNYKTCGTEISETNSEAVNTFVNGLQFHLPKSPPLLCCRECSCDVTSCAKKGACCPNILDQVNLEDANYFSCEMAQMRKGGRFFQAKNHFYMRSKCHPDYAKTGSSSEVISLCEIRTDNKLEIHVPLLDTIANVTYANKYCAQCNFVTDTDGAFPAKSNNLVYWDSGLQCTDANEAYSILAASNQGFIKAILQTKTCNVLFKPKPVYVVHTSECSGFEIDKCNATGNIDTYDPWLEKACGAYTSTFNTKFKNVFCFLCNTVYTFRIDSYFCLTPFGNGPNMFPEFSSLLTFTPDERKPPTSQPTGCSSEQVFDEHEEICRDIFCRFPKRFNGSECVNAVDTLDGVSYKLYLKFTPQTPLSNGRLEEFVVLLENKITEMLQIWELYNAVYSFGILYNLNKSIIAPSVLSTANTLPHDKLTTILSTMSTPLPSTAPQPSRMPGLVPTIRDNERTSTVAAPPESIKYFLMRIEINLKKKYSVTLLDKALEFAETSMVIASKSSRFNVTFKFEFVDFSISDYSNEFEIKMIDPVSGILLSKALTLFYPPSVKATTTSTVLTARFKCQLVVINITELNSFENNAFRLKNGAMIDRKYVNYGEDRLTNETFEVCWEIYKKSVNGSKTTDRKPVTATGILSLACMIISVTCLLITLVTYFLFNELRTQPGINNMGLSISLIIAQVLFQFGKEQHANVPSWACELIGALVHFFWLLVIFWMNVCCWHMYRAFTTMQAISFKQSYVWKTCVYNVYTFVGSLLFVAINITVTVVNTNNADVGYGDGKCYISMLEMVGYTFSLPVLLIILSNLVMFCIVIFKIKRNPTVQSSAESKRNYLTIFAKLSTLTGLSWIFGFIYTYTGLPVFVYLFIILSNGQGVFIFISFVCSKRVYNLYKMKFCTQTSGRNKLHQSSIPITLTEENTAMSSLSRTQTEIDL, from the exons ATGAGGTTCGGACTTCATCTAATACTTTTGAACATCTGCGTTCATCTCATTACGTCATCACCAGGTGCGTTTAACGTGACGGAGGTAGCCATTATGGCGTTCGTGCAAGCAACATTATGCGATAATTACAAAACATGCGGAACAGAGATCAGCGAAACAAACAGTGAGGCTGTTAATACATTTGTTAACGGCTTGCAGTTCCATTTGCCGAAAAGTCCACCATTGCTTTGTTGCAGAGAATGTTCTTGTGATGTCACTTCTTGTGCCAAGAAGGGAGCGTGTTGCCCGAATATTTTAGACCAAGTAAATTTGGAAG AtgcaaactatttttcatgtgaAATGGCCCAGATGCGAAAAGGAGGCAGATTTTTCCAAGCCAAGAACCACTTTTACATGCGTTCAAAGTGCCATCCGGACTATGCGAAAACCGGATCGAGCTCAGAAGTAATTTCTTTGTGCGAAATCAGGACCGACAACAAGTTGGAGATACACGTCCCATTACTTGACACTATAGCAAATGTTACATACGCAAACAAATATTGTGCGCAATGTAATTTCGTGACTGATACAGATGGTGCCTTCCCAGCCAAAAGTAATAATTTAGTGTATTGGGATTCTGGTTTACAGTGCACAGACGCCAACGAAGCGTACTCTATTTTGGCAGCGTCTAACCAGGGCTTTATAAAAGCCATCTTGCAGACAAAGACATGCAATGTTCTATTCAAACCGAAACCAGTCTACGTTGTGCACACATCTGAATGCTCTGGTTTCGAAATCGACAAATGTAATGCCACTGGTAACATTGATACATATGACCCTTGGTTAGAAAAGGCATGCGGAGCTTACACGTCTacttttaacacaaaatttaaaaatgtgttcTGTTTCCTGTGCAACACGGTTTACACCTTCCGTATAGATTCATACTTTTGCCTTACCCCATTTGGAAACGGACCTAACATGTTTCCCGAGTTTTCCTCGTTGTTAACGTTCACACCAGATGAAAGGAAACCGCCCACTTCCCAGCCGACCGGCTGCTCGTCTGAACAGGTTTTCGACGAACACGAG GAAATCTGCCGAGACATATTCTGTCGCTTTCCAAAGCGATTCAATGGCAGCGAATGTGTGAACGCAGTGGACACGCTTGATGGGGTGTCATATAAATTATATCTAAAattcacaccccaaacaccattAAGTAATGGCCGTCTTGAAGAATTTGTGGTTTTGCTTGAAAACAAGATTACAGAAATGTTACAGATTTGGGAACTGTATAACGCTGTATACAGTTTTGGAATACTCTACAATTTAAATAAGAGCATTATCGCTCCATCTGTGTTATCAACTGCAAATACATTGCCACATGATAAACTTACAACTATCCTATCAACAATGTCTACGCCTCTACCCAGCACTGCTCCCCAACCAAGTCGTATGCCTGGTTTAGTACCAACTATTAGAGACAATGAAAGGACATCTACGGTAGCGGCACCGCCAGAATCAATCAAATATTTTCTTATGAGGatagaaataaatttaaagaagAAGTACAGCGTTACCTTATTGGACAAGGCACTTGAGTTTGCCGAAACAAGCATGGTTATAGCATCTAAATCATCTCGTTTTAATGTTACATTCAAGTTTGAATTCGTAGATTTCTCAATTTCAGACTACTCTAATGAATTTGAAATCAAGATGATCGATCCAGTTTCTGGCATACTCTTGAGTAAagctttaactttattttatccCCCATCAGTCAAAGCCACGACCACCAGTACTGTTCTCACTGCGAGATTCAAATGCCAACTCGTAGTTATAAATATAACTGAACTAAATTCCTTTGAAAATAACGCATTTAGACTCAAAAACGGCGCAATGATTGATCGTAAATACGTTAATTACGGAGAAGACAGGCTAACCAACGAAACGTTTGAAGTATGTTGGGAAATTTATAAAAAATCTGTTAACGGTAGTAAGACTACAGATCGCAAACCCGTGACTGCGACAGGCATACTCAGTCTTGCATGCATGATCATCTCGGTAACGTGTCTGTTGATTACCTTGGtaacatatttcttgtttaatgaaCTACGCACACAGCCAGGAATTAACAACATGGGACTATCGATCAGTCTGATAATCGCGCAGGTTTTATTCCAGTTTGGCAAAGAACAACATGCCAATGTTCCTTCTTGGGCGTGTGAGTTAATCGGGGCGCTCGTGCATTTCTTCTGGCTTCTCGTAATCTTCTGGATGAATGTCTGTTGCTGGCACATGTACCGTGCGTTCACCACCATGCAAGCTATTTCATTCAAACAAAGCTACGTTTGGAAAACATGCGTATACAATGTATACACCTTCGTCGGATCTCTGCTATTTGTAGCAATCAACATTACTGTGACCGTCGTCAATACAAACAATGCCGACGTAGGTTATGGAGATGGCAAGTGTTACATTTCTATGCTGGAAATGGTGGGATATACCTTTTCTCTCCCTGTTCTTCTTATAATTCTATCGAATCTTGTCATGTTTTGCATAGTTATTTTCAAGATTAAAAGGAACCCCACTGTTCAAAGTTCAGCCGAATCAAAACGCAATTACTTGACAATATTTGCAAAGCTTTCCACGTTGACCGGCCTTTCTTGGATTTTTGGCTTCATCTACACATACACGGGGTTGCCagtgtttgtatatttatttatcattttatctaATGGGCAAGGTGTGTTCATATTCATTTCCTTTGTTTGCAGCAAGCGTGTGTATAActtatacaaaatgaaattttgtACCCAGACATCGGGGAGGAATAAATTGCATCAGTCGTCAATACCTATAACACTTACGGAGGAAAATACAGCTATGTCGTCATTATCTAGAACACAAACAGAAATCGATTTATAG